A region from the Andrena cerasifolii isolate SP2316 chromosome 9, iyAndCera1_principal, whole genome shotgun sequence genome encodes:
- the LOC143373077 gene encoding histone lysine acetyltransferase CREBBP isoform X6 codes for MAEHMVDGPPNKRPKLGDFPGTSDSAVGMAPLMMHHAYTNYGGGGSGNMQQMQGPPQQLHLQQHQLQPHWNNHTVQKRNYITNTDMYDLENDLPDDLLQSASWGSATESAKPPATGPGPGQQNGDEMRHVHQQQQQLPQHIIQQQGNKNMVTNSLAMAAGTLGNKSPNMQSPPNVSVSKVVDPQMVVSLGNLPSSIASSLANNQMSIANSMGSLQSSMSMAGSNPTMSMPGGMNTGIVMTSSASGNNSMGGMAGGSLIVTNSLNKQPLNTVTMMGPNTQGIHHPSVASHHGVAQIPNGPGIMNTRAVAMQQQQQAHLVGPARGQSPHQQVHQVGIVGPGQGGPRMQAPPNMANMPNMGQIGASSPYGYASPGSGQGPGVTVCTNSPVGVVAPQQKGVGTSMTAMQAAGRFGGTTGPIGSATVVGGQEGGMAQQAQPPTPSPAQPQSGAPSGGQPGPQQATQGQIPGAGAPTGATKSTADPEKRKLIQQQLVLLLHAHKCQRRESQANGDVWQCTLPDCKTMKNVLTHMTACQAGKHCTVPHCSSSRQIISHWKHCNRNDCPVCLPLKQANKNKTTNAAAASTTQPNSQPNPSPTDVRRAYDALGIQCPTTTPGLVPGQCVTRRIPAPGMQGAPGTIGNVRLTQPQAQAAPGQSVVGAGQQVVAPNVSLPLNSDPNTVGVAGNQAAPTSGPTPAAAAAAANMQQLFGLNDSGQLTVPGENRLTSLQLPAGLQPGQVTATPVQGTKDWHQSVTPDLRNHLVHKLVQAIFPTPDPQAMLDKRMHNLVAYARKVEGDMYEMANSRSEYYHLLAEKIYKIQKELEEKRQKRKEQQQQQLQAQQQQQQQPQPSGPSGPSLRPCAPPSVGVVPPSRPVGTVTPSLRSHSPSMGPLGTIPSIGIPHNRMQFPQQQPAQQQQQVQVQAQTKVQAQAQAQAQAQAQAQVQQQMQQQQQHQQQQQQQQQGILVGPPGPSPNGQSTSTPNVVPNPGLSPFGQPQMPQANLTTTTTSATTSQFPTSNGTSGLPNSSPVQNQHQFPDLMKVRLAQAQVAIAHQHQQQQSQSQPQQPSSTSNQSATTTSLPQAPSPFNSMQQNSQQNQQFNNSRPLSVSTPNDNGISTSTPQTIPPPASSGPSPGPATTTNGPQSTTSTPNTPLVPSLMTPNQTVSSANQTPPHPGTTPSPAGLASLGKGMTSQERAALNAPRTSSMSSQMAAITAALDRDNSPSPPMNNNKGKLDSIKEESMKMEIKQEDGSENHRMDGGKSVNSDESMKTEIKTEPMEEGSGEGIVKEECSGIKEEPVTPMSSQDTTTPDIKPLVPEPIQPSGTSTDKKRLCLFKPDELRQALMPTLEKLYRQDPESIPFRQPVDPQALGIPDYFEIVKKPMDLSTIKRKLDTGQYSDPWEYVDDVWIMFDNAWLYNRKTSRVYRYCTKLSEVFEQEIDPVMQALGYCCGRKYTFNPQVLCCYGKQLCTIPRDAKYYSYQNSLKAYGLVSDRYTFCQKCFNDIPGDTVTLGDDPTQPQTAIKKEQFQLMKNDHLELELFVVCTDCGRKVHQICVLHMESIWPLGFTCDNCLKKKGQKRKENKFNAKRLTVTKLGTYIETRVNNFLKKKEAGAGEVAIRVVASSDKVVEVKPGMRSRFVENGDMSGEFPYRAKALFAFEEVDGTDVCFFGMHVQEYGSECTPPNTRRVYIAYLDSVHFFRPKQFRTAVYHEILLGYLDYAKQLGYTMAHIWACPPSEGDDYIFHCHPQEQKIPKPKRLQEWYKKMLDKGMVERIVLDYKDILKQAMEDKLSSAADLPYFEGDFWPNVLEESIKELDQEEEEKRKQAEAAEAAAANAIFSLSEDSETGPDGKKKGQKKAKKSNKSKANQRKNSKKSNTPQTGNDLSAKIFATMEKHKEVFFVIRLHSAQSAASLAPIQDPDPVINCDLMDGRDAFLTMARERHYEFSSLRRAKFSSMSMLYELHNQGQDKFVYTCNNCKSHVETRYHCTVCDDFDLCISCKEKDGHPHHMEKLGLDLDDGSSPADAKQANPQEARKLSIQRCIQSLVHACQCRDANCRLSSCQKMKRVVTHTKICKRKTNGGCPICKQLIALCCYHAKHCQETKCLVPFCSNIKHKLKQQQLQQRLQQAQLLRRRMAVMNTRPTGAVGAIQSGQQTSNVTMTTGVAMKPGTSPTNLPSPHQPGIGLKPGTQTPPAHVLQVVKQVQEEAARQQAPHVGYGKVTPGGGVGVGVGVGGQTGGVMPPPQMQRPMPVQMPNPGGTHLIPMDQWTPSRYQPAVMQQNPGLRQQTPQQLMQQQQQHPGQQVMAMGGQMPRQPGVIGGPVSQVGPQTQSNMHKHVLQQLMQTLKNPHTPEQQNQILQILKSNPPIMAAFIKQRALALQQQSGQYGGGVGGPLGPNQPQQQPGLQHMMSQQQQQQQAQQQQQQHQQQQQQAQQQQQQQQQAQQQQQQQQHQQQQQGRMQIQAMLNQQQQQQAQQQQQQQQQPVQQQPQWYKQQMLVMQRQQQAQQQQQQQQQQQQQQQQQQQQPFTQPPAPPYGQQRPIRPSLLGYGGFSEQGYGQPGLKPTPPPVPSPQGVMGPPGISVQQQLMQSVRSPPPIRSPQPNPSPRPVPSPRNQPVPSPRSGPVPSPHHHPPHGTPTHSPAHELGGPSEMMLSQLSGGTGAPTGHPGAMPHHPSPAPPPTSGTDSSEVTPMTPQDQLSKFVEGL; via the exons ATGGCCGAACACATGGTGGACGGCCCGCCGAACAAGCGGCCGAAGCTCGGAGACTTCCCGGGGACATCGGACTCCGCGG tgGGTATGGCGCCTCTAATGATGCACCATGCTTATACAAACTACGGGGGAGGTGGCAGTGGTAACATGCAACAAATGCAGGGCCCGCCACAACAGCTACATCTGCAACAGCATCAGCTGCAGCCACATTGGAACAACCATACCGTCCAGAAAAGaa ATTACATAACAAACACAGATATGTATGATCTTGAAAATGATCTACCCGACGATCTGTTGCAATCGGCGTCTTGGGGTTCAGCAACAGAGAGTGCTAAGCCACCGGCAACGGGCCCAGGTCCAGGGCAGCAAAACGGTGATGAAATGCGACACGTAcatcagcaacagcaacaacttCCGCAGCACATAATACAGCAACAA GGCAACAAGAATATGGTTACTAATTCTTTAGCGATGGCAGCTGGAACGTTGGGTAACAAAAGTCCGAATATGCAGTCCCCACCGAATGTCTCTGTCTCTAAAGTAGTCGATCCGCAAATGGTTGTCAGTCTGGGAAATTTACCAAGTAGCATAGCCAGCTCTTTGGCCAACAATCAAATGTCCATCGCAAATTCTATGGGTAGCCTTCAATCGTCGATGAGCATGGCCGGCAGTAATCCTACCATGTCGATGCCAGGCGGAATGAATACTGGTATAGTTATGACCAGCAGCGCTAGTGGGAATAATAGTATGGGTGGCATGGCGGGTGGAAGTTTAATTGTGACCAACAGCTTGAACAAACAACCTTTAAATACT GTAACCATGATGGGGCCTAATACTCAAGGAATTCATCATCCAAGCGTTGCGTCTCATCATGGCGTTGCTCAAATACCAAATGGACCTGGGATAATGAACACCAGAGCTGTAGCgatgcagcagcaacaacaagcTCATTTGGTTGGTCCAGCGAGGGGTCAAAGTCCGCATCAGCAAGTACATCAAGTCGGTATCGTTGGTCCTGGTCAAGGCGGCCCACGAATGCAAGCTCCTCCTAACATGGCGAATATGCCGAACATGGGGCAAATTGGTGCATCCAGCCCTTATGGCTATG CGTCTCCAGGCAGTGGACAAGGGCCTGGTGTTACCGTGTGTACTAATAGTCCTGTCGGAGTTGTTGCGCCCCAGCAGAAAGGAGTGGGAACAAGTATGACCGCCATGCAAGCTGCTGGTAGATTCGGAGGAACAACAGGTCCTATTGGGTCCGCAACCGTCGTGGGTGGTCAGGAGGGTGGTATGGCGCAACAAGCTCAACCACCCACGCCAAGTCCAGCTCAACCTCAGTCCGGTGCACCAAGCGGAGGGCAACCAGGTCCGCAGCAAGCTACTCAGGGTCAGATACCCGGTGCCGGTGCTCCGACTG GTGCTACGAAATCAACTGCAGATCCAGAAAAACGTAAACTCATTCAACAGCAACTAGTTCTGTTGCTTCACGCGCATAAATGTCAACGACGCGAGAGCCAAGCGAACGGCGACGTCTGGCAGTGCACACTGCCCGATTGTAAGACCATGAAAAACGTTCTGACCCATATGACTGCTTGTCAGGCAGGGAAACATTGCACGGTGCCGCACTGTAGCTCCTCCAGACAGATCATTAGCCATTGGAAGCACTGTAATCGAAACGATTGCCCTGTCTGTTTACCCttgaaacaagcgaacaagaaCAAAACCACAAATGCTGCCGCAGCATCCACCACGCAACCAAATAGTCAACCAAATCCGAGTCCAACCGATGTGAGAAGAGCATACGACGCTCTGGGTATTCAGTGTCCTACAACAACACCTGGTTTGGTGCCTGGCCAGTGCGTTACCAGAAGAATCCCAGCGCCGGGGATGCAGGGAGCGCCTGGCACAATAGGAAACGTCAGGCTAACTCAGCCTCAAGCTCAGGCGGCTCCCGGTCAGTCGGTGGTCGGCGCCGGTCAGCAAGTGGTCGCCCCGAACGTATCTCTTCCTTTAAATTCCGATCCCAATACAGTCGGCGTGGCGGGCAATCAGGCCGCGCCTACCAGTGGACCCACGCCCGCTGCAGCGGCGGCTGCCGCGAATATGCAGCAATTGTTCGGTCTGAACGATTCAGGACAGCTCACTGTCCCCGGCGAAAACAGGCTAACGAGCCTTCAACTTCCAGCCGGACTTCAGCCAGGGCAAGTAACAGCGACACCAGTGCAGGGAACAAAGGACTGGCATCAGTCTGTAACTCCGGATCTTAGAAATCACCTTGTTCACAAATTGGTTCAAGCGATATTTCCAACTCCAGACCCGCAGGCTATGCTGGACAAACGGATGCATAACCTGGTTGCGTATGCGCGGAAAGTTGAAGGGGACATGTACGAAATGGCCAATTCGAGATCGGAATATTACCACTTACTTGCCGAGAAGATCTACAAGATTCAGAAAGAATTGGAGGAGAAGCGGCAGAAGCGAAAagaacagcagcagcagcaactgcaagcccagcagcagcagcaacagcaacctcAACCTTCCGGACCGTCTGGCCCGAGCTTGAGGCCGTGCGCTCCACCCAGTGTTGGGGTTGTACCGCCGTCACGGCCGGTTGGAACGGTCACTCCTAGCTTGCGCAGTCACTCGCCGAGCATGGGTCCACTTGGAACTATACCTTCAATAGGCATTCCCCATAACAGGATGCAGTTTCCACAGCAGCAGCCAgcgcaacaacagcagcaggtGCAGGTCCAAGCCCAAACCAAAGTCCAGGCTCAAGCTCAGGCCCAGGCTCAAGCCCAGGCTCAGGCTCAAGTTCAACAACAaatgcagcagcaacaacaacatcagcagcagcagcagcagcagcagcaaggaATTTTAGTCGGTCCACCGGGCCCTAGTCCGAACGGACAGTCGACTTCCACCCCCAACGTCGTTCCAAATCCTGGTCTCAGTCCTTTCGGGCAGCCGCAAATGCCGCAGGCAAATTTAACAACCACCACCACATCCGCAACAACTAGTCAATTTCCAACTTCGAACGGCACTTCCGGTTTACCTAACAGTTCTCCTGTACAGAATCAACATCAGTTCCCCGACCTTATGAAAGTTAGATTGGCGCAAGCGCAAGTAGCGATCGCGCATCAACACCAGCAGCAACAGAGTCAGTCGCAGCCACAGCAACCGTCGAGCACCTCGAATCAAAGCGCGACGACTACGTCGTTGCCGCAAGCCCCGTCGCCATTCAACAGTATGCAACAAAACAGCCAGCAGAATCAGCAGTTTAACAATAGTCGACCTCTGTCGGTTTCAACGCCCAACGACAACGGCATCAGCACGTCGACTCCTCAAACGATCCCACCTCCCGCATCCAGCGGGCCTAGTCCTGGTCCAGCGACTACAACGAACGGACCTCAGTCTACCACTTCCACGCCTAACACGCCATTAGTTCCTTCATTGATGACACCCAATCAGACAGTATCTTCCGCCAATCAAACACCCCCTCATCCTGGCACCACACCGTCCCCGGCCGGTCTAGCGAGCCTCGGCAAAGGGATGACGTCCCAGGAGAGGGCCGCGCTCAACGCGCCACGAacctcgtcgatgtcttcgcaAATGGCCGCCATCACGGCCGCCCTGGATCGTGACAATTCTCCTAGTCCGCCGATGAATAACAATAAAGGGAAGCTGGATTCGATTAAGGAGGAGAGCATGAAGATGGAGATCAAGCAGGAGGACGGCTCCGAGAATCACAGGATGGACGGTGGTAAGAGCGTCAACAGCGACGAATCGATGAAAACGGAAATCAAAACTGAACCGATGGAAGAAGGATCTGGAGAGGGTATCGTGAAGGAGGAGTGCTCGGGTATCAAGGAGGAGCCCGTGACGCCTATGTCCAGCCAGGACACCACGACGCCGGACATTAAACCGTTGGTCCCTGAGCCCATACAGCCGAGCGGAACGTCGACGGACAAGAAACGGCTGTGTCTGTTCAAGCCGGACGAACTTCGCCAGGCGTTGATGCCGACTCTGGAGAAACTCTACCGCCAGGATCCGGAGTCTATACCATTCAGGCAACCCGTCGATCCGCAGGCCCTCGGGATTCCCGACTACTTCGAAATCGTTAAGAAACCGATGGATCTGTCGACAATCAAAAGGAAATTGGACACAGGGCAATACAGTGATCCATGGGAGTACGTCGATGACGTGTGGATCATGTTCGACAACGCGTGGCTTTACAATCGTAAAACATCTCGGGTTTACAGATACTGCACCAAG CTCTCGGAGGTTTTTGAGCAAGAGATAGATCCTGTGATGCAGGCTCTCGGTTACTGCTGCGGTAGAAAGTACACGTTCAATCCGCAAGTACTGTGTTGCTACGGGAAACAGCTGTGTACGATACCGAGAGACGCGAAGTACTACTCTTATCAGAATAG TTTAAAGGCATATGGTCTTGTTTCCGACAGATACACCTTCTGTCAGAAATGTTTCAACGACATTCCTGGTGACACTGTGACGTTGGGAGATGATCCAACGCAACCTCAGAC TGCCATTAAAAAGGAACAGTTCCAGTTAATGAAGAACGATCATTTGGAATTGGAGCTTTTTGTTGTATGTACAGATTGCGGTAGAAAAGTGCATCAAATTTGCGTGCTTCACATGGAATCGATTTGGCCGTTAGG ATTTACTTGTGATAATTGTTTAAAGAAGAAGGGCCAGAAACGTAAGGAGAACAAGTTTAACGCGAAACGTTTAACGGTGACTAAATTGGGAACTTATATAGAAACACGAGTGAACAActtcttgaaaaaaaaggaAGCCGGTGCTGGCGAAGTCGCGATCAGAGTCGTAGCATCCAGTGATAAAGTCGTCGAGGTTAAACCCGGGATGAGAAGCAGGTTCGTCGAGAACGGCGACATGTCCGGGGAATTTCCGTACAGGGCGAAGGCGTTGTTTGCATTTGAAGAGGTTGATGGCACGGACGTGTGTTTTTTCGGCATGCACGTGCAGGAGTATGGCAGCGAGTGTACGCCACCTAACACCAGAAGGGTCTACATAGCGTACTTGGACTCTGTACACTTTTTCCGGCCTAAACAATTCCGAACAGCAGTGTATCACGAGATACTTCTTGGATACTTGGATTACGCGAAACAACTTGG GTACACAATGGCTCACATCTGGGCCTGTCCACCTTCCGAAGGAGACGACTACATCTTTCACTGCCACCCCCAAGAACAAAAGATTCCAAAGCCTAAGAGATTACAGGAATGGTACAAGAAAATGTTGGACAAAGGCATGGTCGAGAGGATCGTGCTCGATTACAAA gatattctaaaacaagcAATGGAAGACAAACTGTCGTCGGCCGCCGATTTACCATATTTCGAGGGCGATTTCTGGCCGAATGTTTTGGAAGAGAGTATTAAAGAATTAGAccaagaagaggaagagaaacGCAAACAGGCTGAAGCTGCGGAAGCTGCCGCCGCCAATGCG ATTTTCTCCTTGTCGGAAGATTCGGAAACAGGTCCGGATGGCAAGAAGAAGGGGCAGAAGAAGGCcaaaaaatcaaacaaatccAAAGCGAATCAAAGGAAGAATAGTAAAAAGTCTAATACTCCTCAGACTGGGAACGACCTGTCTGCGAAAATTTTTGCGACCATGGAGAAGCACAAGGAAGTATTCTTCGTCATCAGGTTGCATAGTGCTCAAAGTGCAGCCAGTTTAGCA CCGATTCAGGATCCTGACCCCGTTATTAACTGCGACCTTATGGATGGTCGCGATGCTTTCCTTACGATGGCTAGAGAAAGACATTACGAGTTCTCTTCTCTAAGGCGTGCGAAATTCAGCTCCATGTCCATGTTGTACGAATTACACAACCAAGGCCAAGACAAATTTGTTTATACTTGTAATAACTGTAAGAGTCATGTAGAAACGAGATATCACTGTACAGTTTGTGAT GACTTTGACCTATGTATAAGCTGTAAAGAGAAAGATGGTCATCCTCATCATATGGAGAAACTTGGTTTAGATCTGGATGATGGTTCATCGCCGGCCGATGCCAAACAAGCAAATCCACAG GAGGCGCGTAAACTTTCGATACAGAGATGTATTCAATCGTTGGTGCACGCGTGCCAGTGCAGAGATGCTAACTGTCGTCTATCCAGCTGCCAGAAGATGAAGCGAGTAGTAACGCATACAAAGATTTGCAAGCGAAAGACGAATGGAGGCTGTCCAATATGTAAACAATTGATAGCGCTATGCTGTTACCATGCTAAACACTGCCAGGAGACTAAGTGTCTTGTCCCATTCTGTTCGAACATCAAACACAAGCTGAAGCAACAGCAACTTCAGCAACGGTTACAACAAGCGCAATTGTTAAG GAGAAGAATGGCTGTGATGAACACGAGACCGACGGGTGCTGTAGGAGCGATACAATCTGGGCAACAAACTTCCAACGTCACTATGACGACCGGTGTTGCCATGAAACCAGGGACTAGCCCTACCAATCTACCCTCGCCGCATCAACCTGGGATAGGGTTGAAGCCTGGCACGCAAACGCCGCCTGCTCATGTCCTCCAGGTGGTTAAGCAAGTACAAGAGGAAGCCGCAAGACAGCAGGCGCCGCACGTGGGCTATGGCAAAGTGACGCCGGGCGGCGGTGTCGGTGTCGGTGTTGGCGTAGGAGGACAAACTGGCGGCGTGATGCCTCCGCCTCAAATGCAGCGGCCGATGCCCGTCCAAATGCCGAATCCCGGTGGTACTCATCTCATTCCAATGGATCAGTGGACGCCAAG TAGGTATCAACCTGCGGTGATGCAGCAGAATCCTGGTCTGAGGCAGCAGACGCCGCAACAGCTGatgcagcaacaacagcagcacccAGGGCAGCAGGTGATGGCGATGGGTGGACAGATGCCGAGGCAGCCAGGAGTAATCGGTGGCCCGGTCAGTCAAGTCGGACCGCAGACTCAAAGTAACATGCACAAGCACGTATTGCAGCAACTCATGCAGACTCTCAAGAATCCCCATACTCCTGAGCAGCAGAACCAAATACTCCAAATACTCAAAAGCAATCCACCGATAATGGCCGCATTCATCAAGCAACGG gcGCTTGCCCTTCAGCAACAAAGTGGTCAGTACGGCGGAGGAGTCGGCGGCCCTTTGGGTCCTAATCAGCCGCAACAACAACCTGGTTTGCAGCATATGATGtctcagcagcaacagcaacaacaggctcaacaacagcagcagcagcaccaacagcagcagcagcaggctcaacagcagcagcagcaacagcagcaggctcaacagcagcagcagcagcaacagcaccaacagcagcagcaaggCAGAATGCAGATACAAGCGATGCTGaatcaacaacaacagcagcaggctcaacagcagcaacaacaacagcagcaacctGTTCAGCAACAGCCGCAGTGGTACAAGCAACAAATGCTGGTGATGCAGAGACAACAGCAGgctcaacagcagcagcagcagcagcagcagcaacaacaacaacagcagcagcagcagcagcaaccgtTCACGCAACCACCAGCACCACCTTACGGTCAACAGCGACCAATCAGGCCGTCCCTTCTCG GTTACGGTGGCTTTAGCGAACAAGGCTACGGTCAACCCGGTTTAAAACCAACTCCACCCCCGGTACCTTCTCCGCAAGGTGTGATGGGACCTCCAGGGATCTCTGTACAGCAACAACTCATGCAGTCCGTTCGATCTCCGCCACCCATACGATCTCCTCAACCGAATCCTTCCCCGCGACCAGTTCCATCCCCGCGCAATCAACCAGTTCCTTCGCCCCGGTCGGGCCCGGTACCGTCGCCCCATCATCACCCGCCTCACGGCACGCCGACCCACTCGCCGGCTCACGAGCTCGGAGGGCCAAGCGAGATGATGCTGTCGCAGCTGAGCGGCGGTACCGGCGCGCCGACGGGCCACCCGGGCGCCATGCCCCATCATCCGTCTCCGGCGCCACCGCCCACCAGCGGCACGGACTCCAGTGAAGTGACGCCCATGACGCCGCAAGACCAACTCTCCAAGTTTGTCGAAGGATTGTAG